A genomic segment from Thamnophis elegans isolate rThaEle1 chromosome 3, rThaEle1.pri, whole genome shotgun sequence encodes:
- the SLC46A2 gene encoding thymic stromal cotransporter homolog: protein MKTWIEPLVAGAQLASAFYDTGLLLVVKNYYNQTNSSSAHSSEEAQQKAISDFYIIYHLVDGLTPLLSAYGLTRLGDRINRKISICVPLSGYLLSRFLLLLLILLAWPIEVMYGAAVLHGLTGGFTTYWASIMALGSQHSSESRRSLHLIRIELIYGIAGFVGSIASGHLFVTFHLNYQHGIVLISCSVALYALCVIYSLFVLQVPKLDVCDPATSIDVAQPDSNLADDKNLLLLRSESPSRLGPAKSIIALLFVGAILYDLAVVGSMNVLPLFFLKKPLSWGPEYVGYANAAGHVIFITSFLGVFVFSKFLRDTTMIMIGIVSFSAGILIMAFVRWTFLFYIARVVMLFALIPLPTIRSLLSKHVEASTYGKVFVLLQLSLVITGVVTSTAYNKIYQHTLGWFSGFCFLLSCVIGCLSLIPISLVAYKQ from the exons ATGAAGACCTGGATTGAACCTCTTGTTGCTGGTGCTCAGCTTGCCAGCGCTTTCTACGACACAGGACTATTGCTAGTGGTGAAGAACTACTACAACCAGACCAATTCTTCTTCAGCGCATTCCAGTGAGGAGGCGCAGCAAAAAGCGATCTCTGACTTTTACATCATCTACCATCTTGTTGATGGGTTAACCCCTCTGTTATCAGCTTATGGCCTGACTAGGCTGGGTGACCGGATAAATCGGAAGATCAGCATTTGCGTGCCTTTGTCTGGCTACTTACTCTCCCGTTTCCTTCTACTCCTTTTGATCTTGTTGGCTTGGCCAATTGAGGTGATGTACGGGGCTGCTGTCTTGCACGGCTTGACTGGAGGATTCACCACATATTGGGCCAGCATCATGGCCCTGGGCTCCCAGCATTCATCTGAGAGCAGAAGATCCCTGCATCTCATCCGCATTGAGCTCATCTATGGCATTGCTGGTTTTGTGGGAAGCATTGCTTCAGGACACCTCTTTGTTACCTTCCATCTCAATTATCAGCATGGTATAGTGTTGATATCCTGTAGTGTTGCCTTATATGCCTTGTGTGTCATCTACAGTCTATTTGTCCTACAAGTCCCTAAGCTTGATGTTTGTGATCCAGCCACTTCCATCGATGTGGCTCAACCTGACAGCAATTTGGCCGATGATAAGAATTTATTGTTACTTAGATCTGAGAGTCCTTCCCGTCTGGGACCTGCCAAGTCCATTATTGCCCTGCTCTTTGTGGGGGCCATCCTATATGACTTGGCTGTAGTTGGATCAATGAACGTGCTGCCCCTCTTCTTCCTAAAGAAGCCACTGAGCTGGGGACCAGAATATGTCGGCTATGCCAATgctgctggccatgtgatcttTATTACCAGCTTCCTGGGAGTCTTTGTGTTTTCCAAGTTTCTAAGAGACACCACCATGATCATGATTGGGATTGTGTCCTTCTCGGCTGGCATCCTTATTATGGCCTTTGTGAGATGGACGTTCCTGTTTTACATTG CTCGTGTTGTGATGCTCTTTGCCCTCATTCCCTTGCCAACCATCAGATCTTTGTTATCCAAACACGTTGAAGCATCAACCTACG GAAAAGTGTTTGTCCTTCTGCAGCTGTCACTGGTGATCACTGGAGTTGTGACATCAACAGCCTATAATAAAATTTACCAACACACCCTGGGCTGGTTCAGTGGATTTTGCTTCCTTCTGTCATGTGTCATTGGTTGCCTGAGTCTTATCCCTATCAG TTTGGTAGCCTACAAGCAATAA